A stretch of DNA from Prinia subflava isolate CZ2003 ecotype Zambia chromosome 9, Cam_Psub_1.2, whole genome shotgun sequence:
AAAAAACCCGACCAACCCAGTGAAAGAAACGCTGGGTGCACTCCGAATAGGAAACGGTTTAGTAATTGCTTAGAAGTTGCTCGACTGTCTCAGAGTTGTTCTTCGGGACTATTTTCATAAAGCACATCTTAACACCCGGGTTGAAAATCAGTTTACAGTGACTGAACCGCCtaaaaaatgtgcttttgttGCCTGATGATACTCGATGAGCGGATTACTTTTCCCGGAGTCGTGACTGCTTTTACTCTTTTCCGGTGATGGAGGGAAGTAAGAAAAGGACTGGATCATTTGTTTGCTATAGAAGTTATCTTTATTAAAGCTAAGTTTGTGCTGTGAAAGGTGAATTATAAAGCTTAGTAGGTGGGAAGtttgtttgtgggattttgttTCACTTCAGTAGCATGTTTCAAAACTTTAAATTTACATTATTACTTCGAAAAATTTGTGTGACTCCATTGCAACTTGATGTCATTAAGTTATATTAATCAAGTTAATTTTCTCTGGAAATGTACTCAATCCTACTTGAACACAGCGTGTGGGTGCACAGACTATCTCATAAATTTATTCATAATAAGAGGACAGCACTGCTGTTCTGCTGCATACAAGAGGTACAGCTGCTAGACAGGAGCCTggagggttgggtttttttcctaccagTCCAAATTTTGTATTCAAAATAGATCATAGCACAGATTTGCTCACATGTGGTATTTCTAGGACCTTTGTTTTCAGGGGTCCTCCCCTCAAATCTGAGACCGTGTGAGCTTAACTAACTGCTTTGGAGCACACTGTAATCAGTGTCAATGTGACATCAATCCATCGAGTCAGTGTTTTAACATACACACAAAGCCAGTGTTGGCTCACACACCCCCTGTTCCTCATCCTAACGTTCAGATGGCTGTTAGTGGTCTTTTCCTGGAGGCATCAGCAGAAGATCTGGCAGCTTTAGAACATGCAAACAATTAAGTACAAAGTCTGGTTGCTCAGATTGAGCAGTAGCAAGAGAGGGGTTGAGTTAATCTATTGAACTTTGTATTGAAGCAGCTGAGGAATACTTGCATACTCTTGCTGTACAGCCTTTGCAGCAGAGGTAATACAATAGATAAGGTAAAAGCTGAAGTCACTCTGGTTGATTGCCTAAATGAGAGACGTTAAATTTTAAGTTGTTAATGTTGTGCAGAAACAAAGTACTATTTAGTTGTTCTGTAATACAACAAATAGATTTTGTTCACTGAAAAGGGATCCTGAAATGATGGgaacagaaggaagaagagagaaatacTTTGAAACTTCtgttataaatattaaaatatcagCTGTATTAATCTGATACCACTTCAAACTAAATTAtggttttaataaaattatctgCTGCTGTCCATCTAGGAGCTGAAGCTGCCCTCTTACAAAGGCCAGTCTCCCCAGTTACACCTGAGAAGATACTTTGCAGACCTGATTGCCATTGTGAGCAACAGGTTcaggctctgtcctgctgcGCGACACCTGGCTGTGTATCTGCTGGACCTCTTCATGGACCGCTATGACATATCCACACAGCAACTGCACGTGGTCGCTCTTTCCTGTTTACTTTTAGCAAGTGAGTATGTGGCACCAAACTTTACCTAGACTAAGAGATTTTCCTGCCAAACGCAAGGTGTGTCTTGGTGGGGTAGAGCAGGTGGGGGAAACAAAGTGGTTATAAAGGACAAGCAGTGAATATCAGTTTGGCCTAATCGGTAGAGCATTTCTTTAGacttgttttgatttcttttggcACCTGATGAAACTGAGGGTGGGAAATAAACCGCCTGTGATTAAAAACTAATGTTTATATTTGTAAACAAATTATTCTAATGTGAACTTTTAGACTTGTGTTGTAAAAACAGAAAGACCATCTTTCTAGGGGTGTTTCAAAATAGGTACGTCCTGTGCTGGAAATGAGAAATTTGCCTATCTGtgatgaagaaataaataaaataaaccatgtGTAGACTGCACTGCATTCTGCTGATGGTGCTGTGTAGTTAGTTCTACAATACTCCAGATTTTGTAACTGGCAATGTTATTTAAGCAAGCTAAAGCTAACATAAATCCTATATTGTCATGTATAAAATGTGAAACAGGTAAAATACATTGGTGAATACACAGTACTCTGAAGACAGAATTAATTACAAACACTCATTATGAATAGTGCTGCATATATTGCTTATAGATTCCTGTGCCGTGCATCCATCTTTCAACATTTGTGGACCCCTTTTCAATATCCCTGAAAAAATATGGTTGCTGTTTGCTGGGAAACCTGCTGGCACTTGTTCTTAAACTAATAGATTCAGAGAAACTGGCCCTGGCAGCAGAACTAACTGTTGGTTCAGTTTCTGCTGATCTGCTTCTCTGAATCTATTCTCGTTTTCTCCAAAAAGGCTCTAGGCCCTCTTTGCTACAAAACTGGAGTGCAGTGGTGTTGGACAGTTTTCATCTTTTCACTGCACCAATGTCCACCAATACAGCTATTCAGCAGAGCAGTTAAACCAGAAAAGGGTTATTTCAGATTCTGAGGGTAGACTTTGACTAGGTGCCACCAGCCAGTAATCTTCTCTTGGCAGAGGATGTCGTGCTGAGTATGAAAACGTTGCCTCAGAAACCACAGTAATCCATTTAGGAAAATGGATTGGCTTTGAACTAATGCTggattttcaaattaaattcatgttctaaagagagtttttgtttgttttaaacgGACCTTTGCCATAGTTCATGGCAAGCTGCAAGTAGAGATCTGAAAGCCTGAAGTACTTGCTCTTCTGAGAAGCAGTGTATGGGTTGTTCAGAGAagcaaaatgctgttttaaacTTTTGCCCTGTGTGGCTTAAACAAGCAGTTTCATCAGTGGTGTAATAAGTTATGACACTGTGATATATCTGATAAGGTTAAGCAAGTAATAAGAGAAATTATTATGTGACTcctgaagtttttatttttgtaattactGGAGTATGGGAAACAAAAACTAACAGACTGGCACTGGTATTGGATTAAGTCCTATATAATACCTCCACCATTGAAAAAAGTAAACGGTCACGTATGTTCAGTCCTGCAAAACTCAAAGAATGTGCATTTACAGCCTATCATGCAGTACCAAATAGAGTGTAAGATGGAAAGAATTTGCAATGAAATTGAAATAGCACAACCATATGGCAAACTGTATGGAAATGTGACActtgtttcttttattaatgGGTTTTCTACATACACAATGTTGCTTTAGGCTAAAAACGTACAGACCTGACAAGTTAAAAGTCTAAGGAAGGTTGCAACAGTGTATGTGGCAGAGGGGGTTTTCAGATGCACATTGCTGAAATCCACCCATTTGCCCGGTCTCAAATATAACGCCGCACCTACCATAGCAGGCATTAAAAACAGCCAGGTTGGCTGGAGCTCCAGCTATGCTCTAATGAGTTTTAGATGCAAAAAGGGTGTGCAAGAGTGGGAGGGTGATTAAAGCCAAATGCTCCTGTGGTGTGTTTGCCAAGTCACATCAAAGTGGTATTTCATTGATGATGGGGAGACATTATACAATAATTTGGTGACAAAAACTTGCATATGCAGTGCCAGTGATGTCCCAATATTCTGCTCTTGGCAGCTGGCTTCTGTGTGCCGGCATGGGAAAACCAACAGGAAACATGGCACTGCACAACGTCCTGCGTACAGTGTTTGACACTATCTGCTGCAATTTAGCCCATTTTAGTACATACCCCTTTTGGTCTCTAATGACATAGTCTACAGGAAAGACTCGAGCTTGTTTGACATAGTAGAATTGAAATATGATCAGCAAGACATTAGCTATAATCCATTTTATAGTTCATTTGTgctgaaccttttttttttcctcttttgttcaCCTGAAGGTAAAtttgaagaaaaggaagacagTGTTCCCAAACTTGAACAGTTGAACAGCTTGGGTTGTATGACTAACATGAATTTGGTACTaacaaaacagaatttgctACATATGGAGTTGTTGTTGCTAGAAACATTTCAGTGGAATTTGTGCCTCCCAACTGCTGCTCATTTCATCGACTATTATCTTTCTGTTGCTGTCCATGAGACTGATCTTCATGATGGCTGGCCAATGGTTTGCTTAGAGAAGACTAAGTTATATATGGCAAAATATGCTGATTACTTTCTGGAAGTATCGTTGCAAGGTGAGTTACAGATTTCAGGTAATGACTTCTTCGTTGTCTTGACAGAAAATGTCAAacttaaatgatttttttttctcattccttctTTCTAGatcatgaatttttaaattatgccCCTTCTTTAGTTGCTACTGCATGTGTAGCTTCTTCAAGGATTATCCTGCGTCTCTCACCCACATGGCCTACGCGGCTGCATCACCTCACTGCCTACTCCTGGGACTTCCTGGTGCCATGTATTGAGCGACTCCTAATGTGAGTTTACACCAGTGGCTTTTTTAAAGCCCATTTCTGCATCTGTTGTGATGTTGAATTGCTGCCAACAGTCCAATTATATTTCTTTATAAATTTCTGTTCCTCTGTTCTGAAAATACTTATGTATTAGAGAACACATAAGTTTGGTAGACACATATTGTTAGGCAATAACTGTTTTGCTCTTTCCAAAACAGAAATCTTTATCAGATCTAATCTCTTTCCTGGGATCTGGGATGCTTTGAGCATCTTCATTAGCTTGCATCTCTCTAGTCTGCTCCAAGAGCAGATAGTGAAGAGTACCAAAGGCATAGGAGCTTTTATGGAGAAGACTGTATGCCTTGGAAGTTCAAGGCATGCTCAAGAGATGATGGATCAAATGTGCAGACCGTTTGAGTGGCCAGCTTTGGTGGGAGGATATGACCAGGAGTTTGTAGCTATTTTTGCTGCATCCATTTTTGCATTACAGCTGACATGAGATAAAAATGCCAAGTGAACCTTCCTGGGAAGGCATGTATGTTACACAGTCTGCTTTCCCTCTACAGAAATTTGCTCTTACCCAAGTCTAATATAGTTGTGATCAGACACACAGCTGTATCTGGAAGAACCACATCAGCCTTAGAAATGTGACATAATCACCCTTGATGGCCACTGTTGACTTCACTCGTGTATAATGAAAGCAGTAGTACCTAAAGTATGCAAGTGCTGTTGCAGAAGTGTTTTCAGTATTGCTCTGGAACAGAGGGGGAGAGCACCATcaaaaatgaatgaaatgtGTAGGTGGCATCTGCTTAACCTCAGCATAGAAATGAGAAAGAGAGTGTGCCTAGATACATTTCAGACAGTTGTAAATCAAAGGGAATTCAGGTGAGCTGTACTGGATAGGCtacaaaaaaagaaggaaaggaaaaaaaatggttttgctCTCTAGAACAGGATCCAATATGAATATGCATACAATCTTTAAGTACTGTAATGTAGATATTACAAACCTTTCTGGTATCTTGTCTTTAGAAACCTTACgctgtttaatttaaatgagTTAAAAGCAGCAAGTTCAGGTTCTGGTAATCTGGCAATTTATTGGGCTACTAAAGTACAGTAGCAAACTTTATTGCACTGTAATTCTAGATCCTGCTCTTTTACATGTGTTGTACTTGGCTTTTATCTGTGTTTTTTATTGCCATACAATGAATTGAAATGCTGAAAAGAGAGACTGTACCCTAACCAAATTTTGAAATGGTAGGTGATTGTAAACGATAgctaaaactatttttttaagctttggAAGATGTCAGGTATTTGAACCATTTTTTTAGAGTGCTCTTAAATGCTAACCCAAATGagtttaaattatattaatatatctACTTTGAtgcattttgtcttttcaaTTCGTTTTAGCGCGCATGATAACGACGTGAAGGAAGCAAACAAGCAGAAAGGACAACAGACTCAGTCTGCCCAACACGCTGTGTttcagcccccagccccaagTGCCCAGCAGGccagtgctcagcagcacatcccacagTACCTGCAGGCTCCTCAGTCTTCGCTGCAGTACCACCACCCCGC
This window harbors:
- the CCNJ gene encoding cyclin-J is translated as MELEAQWWTGQLAADIHQALRYKELKLPSYKGQSPQLHLRRYFADLIAIVSNRFRLCPAARHLAVYLLDLFMDRYDISTQQLHVVALSCLLLASKFEEKEDSVPKLEQLNSLGCMTNMNLVLTKQNLLHMELLLLETFQWNLCLPTAAHFIDYYLSVAVHETDLHDGWPMVCLEKTKLYMAKYADYFLEVSLQDHEFLNYAPSLVATACVASSRIILRLSPTWPTRLHHLTAYSWDFLVPCIERLLIAHDNDVKEANKQKGQQTQSAQHAVFQPPAPSAQQASAQQHIPQYLQAPQSSLQYHHPASQQQSCQQILSSTHTASYPLQTCPAALHPSAQARGHVQGGAAVSLAVPLEVKPCISVSYNRTYQVNGRYSCITPCFER